In a single window of the Methylococcus sp. Mc7 genome:
- the ispH gene encoding 4-hydroxy-3-methylbut-2-enyl diphosphate reductase, which translates to MEIILANPRGFCAGVDRAIEIVDRAIEVFGAPIYVRHEVVHNRYVVDGLRDRGAVFVEELSEVPENSTVIFSAHGVSKQIQEEARERGLQVFDATCPLVTKVHIEVHQHANEGREIVFIGHAGHPEVEGTMGQYDNPAGGIYLVESPEDVEKLQVKNPDNLAYVTQTTLSIDDTGAVVEALKARFPNILGPRKDDICYATQNRQDAVKKLAAQCDTILVVGSPNSSNSNRLREIADKLGRKAFLIDNAAQLTRDMVAGAERIGVTAGASAPEILVQEVIAQLKEWGGRTATETQGIEEKVVFSLPKELRRLSA; encoded by the coding sequence ATGGAAATCATCCTCGCCAATCCCCGCGGCTTCTGCGCCGGGGTCGACCGCGCCATCGAGATCGTCGACCGCGCCATCGAGGTTTTCGGCGCACCGATCTATGTGCGCCATGAGGTCGTCCACAACCGCTACGTGGTCGACGGGCTCCGGGACCGCGGCGCGGTGTTCGTCGAGGAGCTGTCCGAGGTGCCGGAAAATTCGACGGTGATCTTCAGCGCCCACGGCGTCTCCAAACAGATCCAGGAAGAAGCCAGGGAGCGCGGCCTTCAGGTCTTCGACGCCACCTGCCCGCTGGTCACCAAGGTCCACATCGAAGTGCACCAGCATGCCAACGAGGGCCGCGAGATCGTGTTCATCGGCCATGCCGGACACCCGGAAGTGGAAGGCACGATGGGGCAGTACGACAACCCGGCCGGCGGCATCTATCTGGTGGAGTCGCCGGAGGACGTCGAAAAGCTTCAGGTGAAGAATCCGGACAATCTGGCCTACGTGACCCAGACCACGCTTTCCATCGACGATACCGGCGCCGTGGTGGAAGCGCTGAAAGCGCGTTTTCCCAACATCCTGGGGCCGCGCAAGGACGATATTTGCTATGCGACCCAGAACCGCCAGGATGCCGTGAAGAAACTGGCGGCCCAGTGCGACACCATCCTGGTGGTCGGATCGCCCAACAGCTCCAACTCCAACCGCCTGCGCGAAATCGCGGACAAGCTCGGCCGCAAGGCCTTCCTGATCGACAACGCCGCCCAGTTGACCCGCGACATGGTCGCCGGCGCCGAACGCATCGGCGTCACCGCCGGGGCCTCGGCCCCCGAGATCCTGGTGCAGGAGGTCATCGCCCAGCTCAAGGAATGGGGCGGGCGCACCGCCACCGAGACCCAGGGCATCGAGGAAAAGGTGGTGTTTTCCCTGCCCAAGGAACTGCGCCGGCTCAGTGCCTGA
- a CDS encoding cob(I)yrinic acid a,c-diamide adenosyltransferase, with the protein MGNRLTRIYTRTGDDGTTGLGNGGRTGKDSLRIEACGAVDELNSAIGLVLTQATSEELRACLIEVQQTLFDLGGELSLPGQTLIQRRQTEWLETWLNHFNGQLPPLKDFVLPGGSLPAAYCHVARTVCRRAERRLVALARAESVNPESLAYLNRLSDFLFVVARALARMGGHREPTWSRDREPPLPRVDSAVPPCHNAPPPK; encoded by the coding sequence ATGGGAAACCGCCTGACCCGAATCTACACCCGAACCGGCGACGACGGCACCACCGGCCTCGGCAATGGTGGCCGCACCGGCAAGGACAGCCTGCGCATCGAAGCCTGCGGTGCGGTCGACGAGTTGAACAGCGCGATCGGCCTGGTGCTGACCCAGGCCACCTCGGAGGAACTGCGCGCCTGTCTGATCGAAGTCCAGCAGACCCTGTTCGATCTGGGCGGCGAACTGAGTCTGCCCGGCCAGACCCTGATTCAGCGCCGGCAGACCGAATGGCTGGAGACCTGGCTGAACCATTTCAACGGTCAGCTGCCGCCGCTCAAGGATTTCGTGCTGCCCGGCGGCAGCCTGCCGGCGGCCTATTGCCACGTCGCGCGGACGGTCTGCCGGCGGGCGGAACGGCGGCTGGTGGCCCTGGCCCGCGCCGAGTCCGTCAACCCGGAATCGCTGGCCTATCTGAACCGGCTGTCGGACTTCCTGTTCGTGGTCGCCCGGGCGCTGGCCCGCATGGGGGGCCATCGCGAGCCGACCTGGAGCCGTGACCGCGAACCGCCCCTGCCTCGCGTTGATTCCGCGGTACCGCCATGCCACAATGCCCCACCCCCCAAGTAA
- a CDS encoding RNA-binding S4 domain-containing protein has product MAGPGAHPSPAAEDGEKVRLDKWLWAARFFKTRQLAIEAINGGKVHLNGQRAKPGKEIGVGARLEITREQDAWEVVVEALNTQRRPAREAVLLYRETPESLARREAEAARRRDERQFADEPAHRPSKKDRRLIHRFKQSLD; this is encoded by the coding sequence ATGGCAGGACCGGGTGCGCATCCCTCCCCTGCTGCGGAGGATGGAGAGAAGGTCAGGCTGGACAAATGGCTCTGGGCCGCCCGTTTCTTCAAGACCCGGCAGCTCGCCATCGAGGCCATCAACGGCGGCAAGGTCCATCTGAACGGCCAGCGTGCCAAGCCCGGCAAGGAAATCGGCGTCGGCGCGCGGCTGGAGATCACGCGCGAGCAGGACGCCTGGGAGGTCGTCGTCGAAGCCCTGAACACCCAGCGCCGGCCCGCCAGGGAGGCGGTGCTGCTCTATCGCGAAACCCCGGAAAGCCTGGCACGGCGGGAGGCCGAGGCCGCCCGGCGGCGGGATGAGCGGCAATTCGCGGATGAACCCGCGCACCGCCCCTCCAAGAAAGACCGCCGCCTGATCCACCGCTTCAAGCAATCCCTGGACTGA
- a CDS encoding rhodanese-like domain-containing protein: MALTPMDLVAAAKQRIREVGTSEVQAALGDTLILDVREPEEYAAGHLPGAINIPRGVVEFRIETHPAFQGKKDAAIIVYCQSGGRSALAADILQQLGWSGAVSMAGGFKAWSEGGLPVSG, encoded by the coding sequence ATGGCTCTCACCCCCATGGATCTGGTGGCCGCCGCAAAACAGCGGATTCGTGAAGTCGGCACGAGCGAGGTCCAGGCAGCGCTCGGCGATACCTTGATTCTCGACGTCCGCGAGCCGGAAGAGTACGCGGCGGGACACCTGCCCGGCGCCATCAACATTCCGCGCGGCGTGGTGGAATTCCGCATCGAGACCCATCCCGCATTCCAGGGAAAAAAGGACGCAGCCATCATCGTCTACTGCCAGAGCGGCGGCCGTTCGGCGCTGGCCGCCGACATCCTGCAACAGCTCGGCTGGAGCGGGGCCGTGAGCATGGCGGGCGGCTTCAAGGCCTGGAGCGAGGGCGGTCTGCCGGTCTCGGGCTGA